A single genomic interval of Antechinus flavipes isolate AdamAnt ecotype Samford, QLD, Australia chromosome 1, AdamAnt_v2, whole genome shotgun sequence harbors:
- the CLDN5 gene encoding claudin-5: MSSVALEILGLGLCIVGWVGIIVACGLPMWQVSAFLESNIVTAQTIWQGLWMNCVVQSTGQMQCKVYDSVLALKPEVQAGRALTVLVALLGLVALMVTVAGAQCTTCVAPGKAKARVAAAGGALYVLCGLLALVPLCWFANIVISEFYDPTVPTSQKREMGSALYIGWAATALLLLGGGLVCCGACSAAAREDLPFPVKYSAPRRPTVNGDYDKKNYV; encoded by the coding sequence ATGTCCTCGGTGGCGCTGGAGATCCTGGGGCTGGGGCTGTGCATCGTGGGCTGGGTGGGCATCATCGTGGCGTGCGGGCTGCCCATGTGGCAAGTGTCCGCCTTCCTGGAGAGCAACATCGTGACGGCGCAGACCATCTGGCAGGGCCTGTGGATGAACTGCGTGGTGCAGAGCACGGGCCAGATGCAGTGCAAGGTGTACGACTCGGTGCTGGCGCTCAAGCCCGAGGTGCAGGCGGGCCGCGCGCTCACCGTGCTCGTGGCGCTGCTGGGGCTCGTGGCGCTCATGGTGACCGTGGCCGGCGCGCAGTGCACCACGTGCGTGGCGCCGGGCAAGGCCAAGGCGCGGGTGGCGGCCGCCGGCGGCGCCCTCTACGTGCTCTGCGGCCTGCTGGCGCTCGTGCCCCTCTGCTGGTTCGCCAACATCGTCATCAGCGAGTTCTACGACCCCACGGTGCCCACGTCGCAGAAGCGCGAGATGGGCTCGGCGCTGTACATCGGCTGGGCGGCCACGGCGCTGCTGCTGCTCGGGGGCGGCCTGGTCTGCTGCGGCGCCTGCTCGGCCGCGGCCCGCGAGGATCTGCCCTTCCCGGTCAAGTACTCGGCCCCGCGGCGGCCCACGGTGAACGGGGACTACGACAAGAAGAACTACGTCTGA